A DNA window from Thalassospiraceae bacterium LMO-JJ14 contains the following coding sequences:
- a CDS encoding DUF1365 domain-containing protein produces MTGDFGAIYTGRVVHRRLRPKTHFLEYRVFSLLLDLDQLDEIAGQQSVLRINRWGLLSFLERDHGAGSGSLRSWVDQKLSDAGFDATALNVRVLCYPRILGYVFNPLTVYFCDDDGGRTRVILYQVNNTYGERHTYVLPVDSDMEPGTVTPIHQACDKAMYVSPFTPMDCRYDFSILPPNDKVCVVIRQSDESGPLLNASFTGVREDLSTRKLISAMLRHPLMTLKVIAGIHYEAFRLWRKGIPYFSHKPQQRGDVSIIKPEL; encoded by the coding sequence ATGACCGGGGATTTCGGCGCCATATACACCGGCCGCGTCGTGCACCGCAGGCTGCGGCCGAAGACCCATTTTCTGGAATACCGGGTGTTTTCGCTGCTGCTCGACCTCGACCAACTGGACGAGATTGCAGGACAACAGTCTGTCTTGAGAATAAACCGCTGGGGGTTGCTGTCGTTCCTTGAACGCGATCACGGTGCCGGTTCGGGCAGTCTCCGTTCCTGGGTCGATCAGAAACTGAGCGACGCCGGGTTCGATGCCACCGCTTTGAACGTCCGCGTTCTTTGTTATCCACGCATCCTCGGCTATGTGTTCAACCCGTTGACCGTCTATTTCTGCGATGACGACGGCGGCCGGACACGGGTCATATTATATCAGGTCAACAATACCTACGGCGAAAGGCATACCTACGTCCTGCCCGTCGATAGCGATATGGAACCGGGCACCGTCACCCCCATTCATCAGGCCTGTGACAAGGCAATGTATGTGTCGCCTTTCACACCGATGGACTGTCGGTACGATTTTTCCATCCTGCCGCCGAACGACAAGGTGTGCGTGGTGATCCGCCAATCCGACGAAAGCGGGCCGCTGCTGAACGCCAGTTTTACCGGCGTCCGCGAAGATTTGAGCACACGAAAACTGATCTCTGCGATGCTGCGCCACCCGCTGATGACGCTGAAGGTCATCGCCGGCATTCACTACGAAGCCTTTCGGCTATGGCGGAAAGGCATCCCGTATTTCTCGCACAAGCCACAGCAGCGTGGCGATGTCAGCATCATAAAACCCGAACTTTAA